ACGAGCGTGGCGATGGTGGACTCGTCGAAGAGCACGCCGTGGTGGAAGTTGGACCGCTGCATGTCGACGTACTTGGCCGCCTCGATGCCGAAGAACACCGGCGTGTCCCAGAACTCCGCCTCCACCGCGCGCAGTTCGCCGTGGAACTTGGTGCCGCTGAAGCTGATCGCGCCCCACACGTGGCTGCGGCCGAGGTCGACGTCGCCGGTGAACTGGCAGCCGTCGAAGGTGGTGTCGCCGTAGAGCCGGGCGTTGCGCAGGGTCAGCGTCCCGAGTTTGACGTTGGGCAGCGACAGGTGGTCGAGCACCGCGCCGGTGAGGTCGAGCGCGCAGCCGGGCTCGTTGCGCAGCGCTTCACCGATCAACCGCTGAGCGGCCATCCGGACCTGGCGCTCGCGGTCGCCCCCGGCGTCCGTGCTGACCTCCTCGTCGGCGGGCTCGAAGTCGGTCGGCACCTCGGTCTCGGAGTGGTAGCGCTTGCGCAGGGTGTCGTAGCGCGGGTGGTCGAAGGGGCGCCGCAGGTACGAGCAGAGGATGTCCACGACGGTCTGCGTCCGATGCGGATGGCTGCGGGCGAGACCGGCCAGCGCGTGCAGCGCGCCGACGCGGACCTGGTCGGCCTCGTGCCCCAGGAGCTCGATGGCGCGGGCGAAGCGCTCGTCGGCGGTCTTCTCCCGCTCGTGCTCGGTGCGCAGCCGCTCCAGCTCCTGGCGTTCGTGCTCCAGCTTCTGCCGGTCCTCCTCGACGACCTGGCGGGACTCGTCGGTGCGGCGCCTGCGGTCGTTGAGCCACAACGCGTACAGCGCCACGATCGACCCGGACGCGAGACCACCGGTCTTCAGCGCCTCGGTGCGGTTGACGTAGGGATCGGTGGCGATCAGCCAGCCGACGACCACGCACAGCGCCCCGGCCGCACCGAAGATCGTCGTGGTCAGCATCGGGGCGTACTTGGCGGGGCTGGTCTCCTTGCGGCGCCGGTGCACCACGAAGAACGCGAGCGCCGCCAGCAGGCACGCGCCGCCGCAACCGAACCAGACCCACTTCTCCATGGCGCGATTGTCGCCCGTGGACGGTCGAACGCCGATCATGTTCACCTTGTTGCCCCACAACGAAGGGTCGCTCACCCGCAGGGGTGAACGGCCCTTCGCGCCATTCGGGTCAGCGCTTCTTCTTGATCTTGGTAAAGGTCGCCTTCCCGGTGTTCGCCTTCTTCTGACCGCCCGGGGCCTGCGCGCCCCAGGTCAGCGCGGTCACCCAGATCTCGTCCTGGGCGTCCCGGAAGGACAGCACGACCTGGTTGTCGCGGTAGCGCGCGACGCTCGGGTCGGTCGCGGAGGCGGGGGCGTCGGACGCCAGCCGCTCCCACGGGTGGAACGTGCCGTCGGCCTTGCGCTCGGTGAAGTACAGCGCGCCCGCCGCGTCCCGCGCGGCGATACCGACCACACCGCTCGGGCTGTGCACGGCCTGCGGCTCACCGACAACGGTCAGCCCCGGGACCGCCTGCCACTTCTGGCCGGCGAAACCGCTGTTCTGCTCGGCCATCGCGTACACCTGGCCGTCCGCACCGCGCACCACGAGATCGGCCCGGCCGTCGCCCTTGGTGATCGCCGAGACCTGGCCGGTGAAGCCGCTCTCGGTGCCGAGCTGCGTCCACTTGGAACCGTTGTCCCCCAACGGACGCAGGTCGGTGTAGACCTCCGTGGCGAACAGCTTCCCGGACCGGTCGGACGCGATGATCCGGACGGTGTCCGGCTTGGTGGAGTAGTGCACGTTCTGCAGGGTCGGCGCGGTGGCGCTGAGCACCGGAGCGCCCTCAGCGGGCACGCGGATGCGGCGCCACGACGAGAAAACGCCGTTCGCGCGGTTCTGCAGCTTGCCCCACAGCACACCCTCGGCGTCGATCGCGACCGCGGCGACCTGGCCGGGCTGCGGGGTCACCAGAGTGGCCGGGCCGGCCATCCGGCCCGTGCCCGCACCCACCGGGGACCAGTCGCCGCCGCGCCTGCTGTCCCGCAGGTCGCTGTCCGCGCCCTGGGCGATCAACTGGTGCGAACCGTCGTGGTTCTCGGTGAGCGAGGGCGTGCCGACGAAGTTGTCGTAGCCCTCCACGAGCTTCCACTCGCCCTCGGCACCCGGGTTCGGCTGCGAGAGGTGGAACAGCGACCGCTGGTGGTCGACGAACACGTGCTCGATCCGGCCGTCGCGGCTGGCGAAGAGGTTCGTGCGCGAGTTCGGCTTCGCCGCGATCTGCGGGGCGTCCGGCGTGCTGAGGGTGTTCTCGAAGCACTGGTTGGTGAACGCGGTGATGTCCGCCTCCGCCGTCCAGCCCGAGATCAGCACCTTGCCGGAGCGCGGGTCCAGCTTGCCGTCGGTGACCCGGTGCCACTTCAGCTGGCCCGAGGTGGTCATCCCGTAGATCAGGCCGCCCCCGGGGGAGAACAGGCGGGTGAACTGCTGCCACCCGCCGTTGCCGATCTCCACGCCCACCTCGTCGATCCAACGGTCGGAGGTGGCGTTGTGGTGGTGCCGGAACAGCCTGCCCTGGGCGTCCCGGCCGAAGATCGCGCCGTCCCACGAGGTGACGACCGCGTTGTAGCGGTCCCAGCCTGTGGAGAGCAGCCGTGCGGGGCCCCACTGCCGCGTCTGCGGGTTGTACGGGTTGCGCCACAGCTCGCCGCCCGGCTCGATGGTGACCATCGCGCCGGTGTTGTCGAAGGAGATCCGGTTGCGGTACTCCGGCGTCAGGAACTTCTTGATCCAGTCGCCGCGGGCGATGACGTCGAAGGCCTGTCCGGGCGGCGGGGCGTCCCAGCCGGTCCCGTTCCACCGCCACCGGTGGATCTCGCCCTCCTTGATCAACGCGAAGACGCTGCCGTCCGGCCCGGCGACGGTGCGGCCGGTCCAGCCGCCGCCGAGCACCTGCGCCTGGCCCCAGCGGGCCTCACCGCCGACCGGGTCCTCGTGGCGGTTGAGCCAGAGCCCGCCGTTGGGGTCCACGCCCAGCGTCTGCACGGGCGGGTTGCACAGCAGCTCGGCGGCCTTCGCCTTCGGCGCCGCCGTGGCGGTCCCGCCGAAGACCAGCGCCGAGCCGAGTGCGGTCACTGCCGCGAGAGCGGTGAACCTCACTTGGTCGCCACCTTCTTGGCCTTGGCGAAGCTGACCTTGACGGAGCGCTTGGCGGCGGTGCCGGGCGCCTGCTTCTGGTTCCACTCCAGGGTTCCGATGTAGATCTGGTCCTGGGCGTCGCGGAAGCTCACGACCACCGAGTTGCCGCCGTAGCGGACCAGGCTCAGCTCGGTCGCGGCCAGACCCGCCTCGCTCACCAGCTCCCACGGCAGGAAGCTGCCGTCGCCACCCTGCTCGGTGAAGTACAGGGCGCCGTCGGCACCCCGGGCGCTGATCGCGGGAACCCCGTTCGGGCTCGCGACGACCTGCGGCTCACCGGCGAAGGTGCGGTCGCCGACGACCTTCCACGTGGCGTCCTTGAAACCGTCCCACTTGTTGGAGCCGGTGATCACGCGGACCTTGCCGTCGCTGCCGCGCGCGACCACGGACTGGCCGCCGCCGGGCAGCTCGGTCACGGTCGGACGG
The window above is part of the Allokutzneria albata genome. Proteins encoded here:
- a CDS encoding tachylectin-related carbohydrate-binding protein, with amino-acid sequence MRFTALAAVTALGSALVFGGTATAAPKAKAAELLCNPPVQTLGVDPNGGLWLNRHEDPVGGEARWGQAQVLGGGWTGRTVAGPDGSVFALIKEGEIHRWRWNGTGWDAPPPGQAFDVIARGDWIKKFLTPEYRNRISFDNTGAMVTIEPGGELWRNPYNPQTRQWGPARLLSTGWDRYNAVVTSWDGAIFGRDAQGRLFRHHHNATSDRWIDEVGVEIGNGGWQQFTRLFSPGGGLIYGMTTSGQLKWHRVTDGKLDPRSGKVLISGWTAEADITAFTNQCFENTLSTPDAPQIAAKPNSRTNLFASRDGRIEHVFVDHQRSLFHLSQPNPGAEGEWKLVEGYDNFVGTPSLTENHDGSHQLIAQGADSDLRDSRRGGDWSPVGAGTGRMAGPATLVTPQPGQVAAVAIDAEGVLWGKLQNRANGVFSSWRRIRVPAEGAPVLSATAPTLQNVHYSTKPDTVRIIASDRSGKLFATEVYTDLRPLGDNGSKWTQLGTESGFTGQVSAITKGDGRADLVVRGADGQVYAMAEQNSGFAGQKWQAVPGLTVVGEPQAVHSPSGVVGIAARDAAGALYFTERKADGTFHPWERLASDAPASATDPSVARYRDNQVVLSFRDAQDEIWVTALTWGAQAPGGQKKANTGKATFTKIKKKR